The following proteins are encoded in a genomic region of Ignavibacteriota bacterium:
- a CDS encoding T9SS type A sorting domain-containing protein encodes MDTRHRLFATALVAGLVCVVGLGMPQGALAQCGELITNGDFEAGNSGFASQYVYLPGNLYPEGVFDVAVNHNLSHACFGGTDHTSGTGKSMAVNGSVTAGKIVWSQTVLVLPGTNYALSAWVTSHCGAFSRAVLRFTVNGVQVGGNHWAPATAFEWNNFSATWNSGAATSAVIEIIDLNTAPGGNDFGLDDISFMKIDETEPVITPAPAATMWPPNHTYHTFTLAQLLSSVTDDCDTNPEVVITSVSSDEPEDAQGGGDGNTVDDIVIAADCQSVDLRAERKGNGNGRVYTIHILAKDYSNNWTQATCTVTVPHNMNSTPVDDGAAAGYTEYGPCALGKASAGDVSTAGFDLEPNYPNPFNPSTTLSYTLPVDASVTLRVYDYAGNVMATVVDGFHTAGNHRVSFNASDLPSGMYLYRLEADGVVLQRAMQLVK; translated from the coding sequence ATGGATACACGTCATAGATTGTTCGCGACGGCACTCGTTGCGGGCCTTGTTTGTGTTGTCGGTTTGGGTATGCCGCAGGGCGCCTTGGCGCAATGCGGCGAGCTGATCACCAATGGAGATTTTGAAGCCGGGAACAGCGGTTTCGCATCACAATACGTGTATCTGCCCGGCAATCTCTACCCCGAGGGTGTCTTCGACGTCGCAGTGAATCATAATCTTTCGCATGCATGTTTCGGCGGAACGGACCATACCAGCGGAACGGGCAAGTCGATGGCCGTGAACGGCTCGGTTACCGCCGGTAAAATCGTCTGGTCGCAGACCGTCTTGGTGCTGCCGGGCACAAACTACGCACTCTCCGCGTGGGTAACCTCGCACTGTGGAGCGTTCAGCCGCGCCGTGCTTCGTTTTACTGTGAACGGCGTGCAGGTGGGAGGCAATCATTGGGCGCCGGCAACGGCGTTTGAATGGAACAACTTCTCCGCCACGTGGAATTCCGGCGCAGCCACGAGCGCGGTGATAGAGATAATCGATCTAAACACCGCTCCCGGCGGCAACGACTTCGGTCTCGACGACATCTCCTTCATGAAGATCGACGAGACGGAACCGGTGATTACTCCGGCTCCCGCCGCGACTATGTGGCCCCCGAATCACACGTATCACACCTTCACGCTGGCCCAGTTGCTCAGCTCCGTCACGGATGATTGTGACACCAATCCCGAGGTTGTCATCACATCGGTTTCGAGCGACGAGCCCGAAGATGCGCAGGGCGGCGGCGACGGCAACACCGTCGACGACATCGTGATCGCCGCCGACTGCCAGTCGGTGGACCTGCGCGCCGAGCGCAAGGGCAACGGCAACGGCCGCGTGTACACGATTCACATTCTCGCGAAGGACTACAGCAACAACTGGACGCAGGCCACCTGCACCGTCACTGTTCCGCACAATATGAACAGCACTCCCGTCGACGACGGTGCCGCCGCGGGATATACGGAATACGGCCCGTGCGCGCTCGGGAAAGCGTCCGCCGGTGATGTATCGACCGCGGGATTTGACCTCGAGCCCAATTACCCGAACCCCTTCAACCCCAGCACCACATTGAGCTACACGTTGCCGGTGGACGCTTCGGTGACACTGCGCGTCTATGACTATGCCGGCAATGTCATGGCGACGGTGGTTGATGGTTTCCACACGGCGGGCAACCACCGCGTCAGTTTCAACGCCTCCGATCTGCCGAGCGGCATGTATCTGTACCGCCTCGAAGCCGACGGCGTGGTATTGCAGCGCGCGATGCAGTTGGTGAAGTAG
- a CDS encoding deoxyribodipyrimidine photo-lyase yields the protein MWLRRDLRLQDNTALARACADAAEVMPVFVFDTGILGALQDGDDRRVTFIHRSLREVDAALQKHGSALLVRHGDPADLIPQLARDLDADAVYTNRDYEPAAKRRDANVANRLADDGRQLTTFADQVVFEGLDVRTLDGNPYRVFTPYKRAWLRQYAEQSALGLHPLREEDADPRRFIDAGHIRHLLQPWELHNIGFTEADHVPAAGMDAARKSLDSFLARIDGYRDSRDFPARDTTSRLSVHLRFGTISVRALFRAAMARNGPGAETWTSELIWREFYQMILDQFPHVTNSAFKHEYNGIVWPGTDTNFEVWKAGRTGFPLVDAAMRHFAATGWMHNRLRMVVAMFLTKDLLVDWRRGEQYFARYLVDFDLAANNGGWQWSASTGVDAQPYFRVFHPVLQSRKFDPDGEFIRKHVPELRGFPNTRIHWPHEADIFEQHSAGCILGQDYPHPVVDHSIQRERAIALFTRTPE from the coding sequence GTGTGGCTGCGGCGTGATCTGCGGCTGCAGGATAATACGGCGCTGGCACGGGCATGCGCGGACGCGGCGGAGGTTATGCCGGTGTTTGTTTTCGACACGGGCATTCTTGGCGCACTTCAGGACGGCGATGATCGACGGGTCACGTTTATTCACCGCTCGCTGCGCGAAGTCGATGCCGCGCTGCAGAAACATGGATCCGCGCTGCTTGTGCGCCACGGCGATCCGGCGGACCTCATCCCGCAGCTCGCGCGCGACCTTGACGCGGACGCCGTGTACACCAACCGCGATTATGAACCCGCCGCAAAGCGGCGTGATGCAAACGTCGCAAACCGGCTCGCCGACGATGGACGACAGCTCACAACCTTTGCGGATCAGGTCGTGTTTGAAGGACTGGACGTCCGTACACTGGACGGCAATCCGTACCGCGTGTTTACGCCGTATAAACGGGCGTGGCTGAGGCAGTACGCGGAGCAGAGCGCCTTGGGACTACATCCATTGCGAGAGGAAGACGCGGATCCACGTCGCTTTATCGATGCCGGACACATCCGTCACCTGCTGCAGCCGTGGGAGCTGCACAACATCGGTTTCACCGAAGCGGATCATGTGCCCGCCGCTGGGATGGACGCGGCGCGGAAGAGTCTGGATTCCTTCCTCGCGCGTATCGACGGCTATCGCGATTCTCGCGATTTTCCAGCGCGGGACACCACGTCGCGGCTCTCGGTGCATCTGCGTTTCGGAACCATATCGGTGCGCGCACTTTTTCGTGCCGCGATGGCGCGTAATGGTCCGGGCGCCGAGACGTGGACCTCGGAACTCATCTGGCGCGAATTCTACCAGATGATCCTGGACCAATTCCCGCACGTGACGAACTCGGCCTTCAAACACGAGTACAATGGTATCGTGTGGCCGGGCACGGATACAAATTTTGAAGTTTGGAAAGCAGGACGCACCGGCTTTCCCCTGGTTGATGCGGCAATGCGCCACTTCGCCGCGACGGGGTGGATGCACAATCGCCTACGAATGGTGGTTGCCATGTTCCTGACGAAGGATCTCCTCGTCGACTGGCGCAGAGGAGAACAGTATTTTGCGCGTTACCTCGTGGATTTCGATCTCGCGGCCAACAACGGGGGCTGGCAATGGAGCGCTTCCACCGGTGTCGATGCCCAGCCCTATTTCCGCGTTTTTCATCCGGTGCTGCAATCGCGAAAGTTCGATCCCGACGGAGAATTTATCCGCAAACACGTGCCTGAACTCCGCGGTTTCCCGAACACACGTATTCACTGGCCTCACGAGGCCGATATTTTCGAACAGCATTCCGCGGGATGTATTCTCGGACAGGACTACCCGCATCCCGTTGTCGACCACTCAATACAGCGCGAACGCGCCATCGCGCTCTTTACGCGCACACCGGAGTGA
- a CDS encoding DUF2461 domain-containing protein: MAKTINPFDLHDAPPFAGFPEDALKFFRQLKKNNTREWFAENKERFESSVKEPMESLLSTLAEGVRSIDPAIVIDPKKSLYRIYRDTRFSKDKTPYKLWIAASFTHAGKNKTNDPGFYFHVSADEVGIGGGLYMPMPDQLRRLRAVLDTRARELRAILAEKTFRARFGELQGETLSRVPQGYDKEHPDADLLKMKQFFCWASLDARSACSADLPDLLLQHIAAMHPLVRWLLAHA, from the coding sequence ATGGCAAAGACGATCAACCCCTTCGATCTGCACGATGCACCACCCTTTGCGGGATTTCCGGAAGACGCCTTGAAGTTCTTCCGGCAGCTCAAGAAAAACAACACGCGCGAGTGGTTCGCGGAGAACAAGGAGCGGTTCGAGAGTTCGGTGAAGGAGCCGATGGAATCGCTGCTTTCGACGCTGGCCGAGGGCGTCCGTTCCATCGATCCGGCCATCGTGATCGATCCGAAGAAATCTCTGTATAGGATCTATCGCGACACGCGATTCAGCAAGGACAAGACGCCGTACAAGCTCTGGATCGCCGCGTCGTTTACTCATGCGGGGAAAAACAAAACAAACGATCCCGGCTTTTACTTCCACGTCAGTGCCGATGAAGTGGGCATTGGCGGCGGCCTGTACATGCCGATGCCGGATCAGTTGCGGCGGCTCCGCGCGGTGCTCGATACCCGTGCGCGCGAACTGCGCGCAATACTGGCGGAGAAAACCTTCCGCGCGCGTTTCGGCGAGTTACAGGGCGAGACACTGTCGCGCGTCCCGCAGGGCTACGACAAGGAACACCCTGACGCGGATCTACTGAAGATGAAACAATTCTTCTGCTGGGCCTCCCTTGATGCCAGGAGCGCATGCAGTGCGGATCTGCCCGACCTGCTGTTACAACACATCGCGGCGATGCATCCCTTGGTGCGCTGGCTGCTCGCACACGCCTGA
- a CDS encoding response regulator transcription factor, whose amino-acid sequence MMPLAVPERRTMSMNISRPLIYLVDDHPIVRQTILDWLRVEFSVGSCRGYASAEELFEVLPVNAPDLVIMDVSLPGMNGIDAARQIKAMHPLIPILILTIHENPQYARDAIASGADGFLRKDRVYSDLIPAIRRMLAPGLPAARL is encoded by the coding sequence ATGATGCCTCTCGCGGTACCCGAGCGCAGGACGATGTCCATGAATATCAGCAGGCCGCTTATATACCTCGTTGACGATCATCCCATTGTTCGTCAGACTATACTCGACTGGCTTCGTGTTGAATTCAGCGTGGGGAGCTGCCGTGGATATGCCTCGGCGGAGGAACTCTTCGAGGTTCTTCCCGTCAATGCGCCCGACCTTGTTATCATGGATGTGTCCCTGCCCGGCATGAACGGCATCGACGCCGCGCGCCAGATTAAGGCGATGCATCCGCTTATCCCGATACTGATCCTGACCATACACGAGAATCCCCAATACGCGCGTGATGCGATCGCATCGGGCGCAGACGGATTCCTCCGCAAGGACAGGGTCTATTCCGATCTCATTCCTGCAATCCGCCGCATGCTTGCCCCCGGCCTGCCTGCGGCCCGCCTCTGA
- a CDS encoding response regulator — MSTSMNGTHLNIRNNGNGVVKHGAANVPHQSILVVEDDFETQQMMKDILRNEYCVLTAKSAREAMDILENSQVDLVLMDMMLHESESGLELTRRIRHRWPQQRLPIIALTAHAFKAQGASCIAAGCDDYVTKPFHIVELRQLLRRHIDAVSHSENPT, encoded by the coding sequence ATGAGCACTTCGATGAACGGCACGCACCTGAATATCAGAAACAATGGAAACGGTGTGGTAAAACATGGCGCGGCAAACGTACCGCATCAATCGATACTCGTCGTGGAAGACGATTTCGAAACCCAGCAGATGATGAAGGATATTCTTCGAAACGAATATTGTGTGCTCACCGCGAAATCCGCCCGTGAGGCCATGGACATTCTGGAAAACAGCCAGGTTGATCTTGTGTTGATGGACATGATGTTGCACGAGAGCGAATCGGGTCTGGAACTGACACGCCGTATCCGGCATCGCTGGCCGCAGCAGCGGCTCCCGATCATCGCCCTGACCGCACACGCCTTCAAGGCGCAGGGCGCGAGCTGTATCGCCGCAGGGTGCGACGATTACGTCACAAAACCCTTTCATATCGTGGAACTCCGTCAACTTCTGCGTCGCCATATCGATGCCGTCTCGCATTCGGAGAATCCCACATGA
- a CDS encoding response regulator transcription factor encodes MAITVYIADDHAVVRDGLRALLENVGGIAYIGGAADGRTAVREVCELQPDVVLMDISMPELNGIEATQQIREAVPAVRVIILSMHSTTEHVYRALQAGARGYLLKESAGKDLVAAVQAVAQGKRFLSEKLSELMMDDIAVRGGAFRDQSPLERLSAREREILQLVAEGRTSAEIAAVLFLSPKSVDTYRSRLMQKLGIKDYPALIRFALQHGLTRLE; translated from the coding sequence ATGGCCATCACGGTTTATATCGCCGACGATCATGCCGTCGTACGCGACGGCCTTCGGGCTCTCCTCGAGAATGTCGGGGGGATCGCCTACATCGGGGGCGCCGCGGATGGTCGCACCGCGGTGCGTGAGGTGTGCGAATTGCAGCCGGATGTCGTCCTTATGGATATTTCGATGCCTGAACTCAACGGCATCGAGGCCACGCAGCAGATACGCGAGGCGGTACCGGCGGTGCGTGTCATCATCCTGTCGATGCACTCAACCACGGAGCATGTCTATCGAGCGCTGCAGGCGGGTGCGCGGGGGTATCTCCTCAAGGAGTCGGCAGGCAAGGATCTTGTCGCCGCGGTGCAGGCCGTCGCGCAGGGAAAGCGATTTCTGAGCGAAAAACTGTCGGAACTGATGATGGACGACATCGCCGTGCGGGGAGGCGCGTTCCGCGATCAGAGTCCGCTCGAGCGCCTCAGCGCGCGTGAGCGGGAAATCCTGCAGCTTGTGGCCGAAGGACGGACCAGCGCCGAGATTGCTGCCGTCCTCTTTCTGTCGCCCAAATCGGTCGACACATACCGCAGCCGGCTCATGCAGAAGCTCGGCATCAAGGATTATCCCGCGCTTATCCGCTTCGCGCTGCAGCACGGATTGACCCGTCTCGAATAA
- a CDS encoding PAS domain S-box protein produces the protein MSEEVVNDGMGTVAATSDAASHYIQDVNRSVATLEADPDTNSIAAGSDVATLSLLGDIAQWANIVALEQSPASIVITDTRGAIEYVNPHFQRITGYSAAEVLGQNPRVLKSGYTSDEQYKVLWEQISQGEVWRGEFHNRRKNGELYWESATISPIRDSDGIIRHFIAVKEDNTDKKRWELELIAAKERAERSDRLKDAFIMNISHEVRTPLNVILGYTELLGMEVGPVLAADQAEYFQHIVRAGKRLQRTIENILYIATLEVGEPIFERQPVDLISELFTLVTDMRLLALEKQLILEFQNDIDTAWILADPITLRDALANVIDNAIKFTDEGGVVVQAFREDGAICISVKDTGIGISEEYAQSLFSTFSQEEVGTTRRFEGLGLGMALTKKYLDINGATIRVESVKSVGTTFWIRFTEALAPFDVFDQSTAVNWAKI, from the coding sequence ATGAGTGAAGAGGTTGTAAACGACGGCATGGGTACAGTTGCCGCCACGAGCGATGCTGCATCCCATTATATTCAGGATGTGAATCGAAGTGTTGCGACGCTTGAGGCGGATCCTGACACGAATAGCATCGCCGCCGGTTCGGATGTGGCCACCCTGTCACTGCTTGGCGATATTGCACAATGGGCCAATATTGTTGCTCTTGAGCAGAGTCCGGCCTCAATCGTCATCACTGATACGCGTGGTGCGATCGAATACGTCAATCCACATTTCCAGAGAATCACCGGGTATTCTGCCGCTGAAGTGCTAGGACAGAATCCGCGCGTCCTCAAGTCCGGTTACACTTCGGACGAGCAGTACAAAGTGCTCTGGGAACAGATCAGCCAAGGGGAAGTATGGCGCGGAGAATTCCATAACAGGCGGAAAAACGGTGAACTGTACTGGGAATCAGCGACGATATCGCCGATCAGAGACAGTGATGGTATCATTCGCCATTTTATCGCTGTCAAGGAAGACAATACCGATAAAAAGCGGTGGGAACTTGAACTGATCGCTGCCAAAGAGAGAGCTGAACGTTCGGATCGCCTGAAAGACGCCTTCATCATGAACATCTCCCATGAAGTGCGCACACCACTCAATGTGATACTTGGGTACACCGAATTGCTCGGGATGGAAGTGGGACCTGTTCTTGCTGCGGATCAGGCGGAGTATTTCCAGCACATCGTGCGTGCCGGAAAGCGGTTGCAACGGACTATCGAGAATATTCTCTACATCGCGACCCTTGAAGTCGGTGAACCGATATTCGAACGGCAGCCGGTGGACCTGATCAGCGAACTCTTCACCCTTGTGACCGATATGCGCCTGCTGGCGCTTGAGAAACAGCTCATCCTCGAATTCCAGAACGATATCGACACCGCGTGGATTCTTGCCGATCCCATCACACTCAGAGACGCGCTCGCGAATGTCATCGACAATGCGATAAAATTCACGGATGAAGGGGGCGTTGTTGTCCAGGCCTTCAGGGAAGATGGTGCGATCTGCATTTCCGTGAAGGACACGGGCATCGGCATTTCAGAGGAATACGCCCAGTCGCTGTTCAGCACCTTCTCGCAGGAGGAAGTAGGCACCACGCGCCGCTTCGAAGGACTGGGACTGGGGATGGCCCTGACTAAAAAGTACCTCGATATCAACGGAGCGACCATACGTGTGGAATCTGTCAAATCCGTGGGAACAACGTTCTGGATACGCTTTACGGAGGCGCTCGCGCCTTTTGATGTGTTCGACCAGAGTACGGCTGTGAACTGGGCAAAAATCTGA
- a CDS encoding PAS domain S-box protein: MPGKVPFDRVGLGMLAVFTLFVLGSVVAGMLYAEWLTENTEHNARTQLTIIAEQKEQQIRGWYEERLGDARFLSRNTKGRESLAEGNVNKLQRFITHDVHPIVMPMFANGHYSHIILFDTLGRTLFSTSPHRGIASRRTRSDLVRVARRGEIAFGEHRYDSLGRTRIVLFVPLYMDEKIDRRWVGSYAMVIDPAKELLPIVRFWPVPSNTAQCSIAETRNNDSAFVITATSSENRPSETVYSLRDTTNPVVRAATGARGIMRGLDTYGEPVMAALTPVHGTAWTLAASVSEGEIFGDLQRQKIMIYIHVLGLVISAGAMLLFFFARQKAQFYQAQLNDERERQALRLHYENLIKHANDAMWLVDTDMNIVEFNDKALAMYGYSESEMRNMNLRAIRAPRTHEQLLRDVRQTLDHDGAIFETVHLTKSGTEIPVEVSTRRITSGDRMFLQGIIRDITERKRAELRIAQLNRLYTVLSSINRLVVRAVDEQEIFNETARILVEEGGFAISMISLRDATTNTAHRVASHGFRQVLERAAPITIEVGTTAMGPTGVALREGRTVVSVIDVEDPHLQVWREHIVATGVRSAAALPLIIDGEVAGAISIYSTERQFFDEQELALLRDLTSDISLALQARKLEKQRLRSEDALRHAEERLRLALRATKQGMFDVDMRTGEAFVSDEYVRMLGHDPATFVYSIDEWRILIHPEDSRHVLSVFEACASGAKQEYSMEYRLRTASGAYIWLLSMGAVVPDEEGGRPWRLIGTHIDITARIESERALFVAEERLRLALRASNQGLYDLNVQTGDAVVNEEYAKMLGYDPSTFRETNDAWIDRLHPDDREVCATTYRAYIAGEIPEYRVEFRQRMASGDWKWILSLGAIVERDAQGAPLRMLGTHTDIDAQRRAEEELRASRQRFQLFMDHLPGFAYIKDADGRHVFVSRSFADLFHTPITSMLNKTNREMYPPDAAAEFDVNDAKMFQTHLPMIAEESMTLDGQKRIFQSYKFPIPHPGGGMMLGGISMDVTAQRVLERDREHFFAMTEDLLCVADFDNRLRLVNKAWELLTGRPMSHIVGTRFSELVHEDDLDSTLGAMQNLGAGQTVRGFINRYRTRDGKFRWLSWNAVPLVDEALVFAVARDVTDQKEAAERLQEYNEQLRTLSTRLAETEEAERRALSRELHDDVGQNLTGLLLNLNIVRNQLLPDSLERVGKRLEESLRLVEETVDKTRNIMTALRPSMLDDYGLETALSWYAGVMSQRIGIPVEFVADTSAHPGRVDSGLETAFFRIAQEALHNVMKHARASHARLHLTIDASTCTLVISDDGIGFSAETPPRPNDRSGWGLITMRERIESYGGRFQLRSALEAGTSIIVAAPLQLQL; encoded by the coding sequence ATGCCCGGAAAAGTACCCTTTGATCGTGTCGGCCTCGGTATGCTTGCGGTGTTCACATTGTTTGTTCTCGGCAGTGTTGTGGCCGGTATGCTCTATGCCGAATGGCTGACCGAGAACACGGAACACAATGCCCGGACGCAACTGACAATTATTGCGGAACAAAAGGAACAGCAAATCCGGGGCTGGTATGAGGAACGTCTGGGGGATGCGCGATTCCTGTCGCGTAATACGAAAGGCAGGGAGAGTCTTGCCGAAGGAAATGTCAACAAACTCCAACGATTCATCACGCACGACGTCCACCCTATCGTCATGCCGATGTTCGCGAATGGACATTATTCGCACATCATTCTGTTTGATACGCTAGGTCGCACACTCTTCTCCACGAGTCCGCATCGCGGAATTGCCAGCCGCCGGACACGCAGTGATCTCGTGCGAGTCGCTCGCCGTGGAGAAATCGCCTTCGGTGAACACAGATACGATTCACTTGGACGCACACGGATCGTGCTTTTTGTGCCCTTGTATATGGATGAGAAGATCGACCGGCGATGGGTCGGATCGTACGCCATGGTGATCGATCCCGCGAAGGAGTTGTTGCCGATCGTGAGATTCTGGCCTGTTCCTTCGAACACCGCCCAATGCAGCATCGCGGAGACGAGGAACAACGATTCAGCGTTCGTGATTACCGCTACGAGTTCGGAAAACCGACCTTCCGAGACTGTGTATTCTTTGAGGGACACCACCAATCCGGTAGTACGCGCGGCAACAGGCGCGCGCGGAATCATGCGCGGACTGGACACATATGGCGAACCGGTGATGGCGGCGCTCACGCCGGTTCATGGCACCGCATGGACGCTCGCGGCTTCTGTGTCCGAAGGAGAAATCTTCGGTGATCTCCAGCGGCAAAAGATAATGATCTACATTCATGTACTGGGTCTTGTGATCAGCGCCGGTGCCATGCTGCTTTTCTTTTTCGCCCGCCAGAAGGCGCAATTTTACCAGGCACAGCTCAACGACGAGCGGGAACGTCAGGCCCTCCGGCTCCATTACGAGAACCTCATCAAACATGCGAACGATGCGATGTGGCTCGTTGACACGGACATGAACATCGTCGAGTTCAATGACAAAGCGCTGGCGATGTACGGGTATTCCGAATCCGAAATGCGCAATATGAATCTCCGCGCCATCAGAGCGCCCCGCACGCACGAGCAGCTTCTCAGGGATGTTCGTCAAACGCTCGATCACGACGGTGCGATTTTCGAAACGGTGCACCTCACAAAATCAGGCACGGAAATCCCCGTGGAGGTGAGTACGCGCCGCATTACGAGCGGCGACAGGATGTTCCTGCAGGGGATCATCCGCGATATCACCGAACGGAAACGTGCCGAATTGCGCATTGCACAGCTCAACCGTCTGTACACCGTGCTCAGCTCGATCAACCGCCTGGTTGTGCGCGCGGTCGACGAGCAGGAGATTTTTAACGAAACCGCTCGCATCCTTGTTGAAGAAGGAGGTTTTGCGATTTCAATGATATCGCTGCGCGACGCAACGACGAACACCGCGCACAGGGTTGCATCACACGGATTCAGGCAGGTTCTTGAGCGCGCCGCTCCAATCACGATCGAGGTGGGTACGACCGCAATGGGGCCCACGGGTGTGGCTCTGAGGGAGGGCAGAACGGTTGTGTCCGTAATCGATGTCGAGGATCCCCACTTGCAGGTGTGGAGGGAACACATTGTTGCGACCGGTGTGCGTTCCGCGGCGGCGCTCCCGCTCATCATTGATGGCGAAGTCGCCGGTGCCATCTCGATCTATTCGACGGAGCGGCAGTTCTTCGACGAACAGGAGCTTGCCCTGCTTCGCGATCTTACCTCCGACATCTCGCTCGCACTGCAGGCGCGGAAACTCGAGAAGCAGCGGCTCAGATCGGAAGACGCGCTCAGGCACGCGGAGGAGCGGCTGCGCCTTGCCTTGCGTGCAACAAAACAAGGAATGTTCGACGTGGACATGCGGACAGGCGAGGCCTTCGTGAGCGACGAATATGTGCGCATGCTCGGTCACGATCCGGCGACGTTTGTCTATTCCATCGACGAGTGGCGTATACTTATTCACCCCGAGGACAGTCGGCATGTGCTCTCCGTGTTCGAGGCATGCGCCTCAGGCGCGAAGCAGGAGTACTCGATGGAATACCGGCTCCGCACTGCATCCGGCGCATATATCTGGCTTCTGTCGATGGGTGCAGTCGTTCCCGACGAGGAGGGTGGACGGCCGTGGCGGCTCATCGGCACACATATCGACATCACCGCACGTATCGAATCGGAGAGGGCGCTCTTTGTCGCGGAGGAACGACTGCGTCTCGCCTTGCGCGCATCGAACCAGGGCTTGTACGATCTGAACGTACAAACCGGTGATGCGGTGGTGAACGAGGAATACGCCAAAATGCTTGGGTACGATCCCTCCACCTTCCGTGAAACGAACGATGCCTGGATCGATCGCTTGCATCCCGACGACCGTGAGGTCTGCGCCACCACGTACCGCGCATATATCGCCGGAGAGATCCCGGAATACCGTGTTGAATTCCGACAGCGCATGGCCAGTGGTGATTGGAAATGGATACTGTCGCTCGGCGCCATTGTAGAACGCGATGCGCAGGGCGCGCCGCTTCGTATGCTCGGGACACACACCGACATAGACGCCCAACGGCGCGCGGAGGAGGAATTGCGCGCGAGCAGGCAGCGATTCCAATTGTTCATGGATCACCTCCCGGGTTTCGCCTATATCAAGGATGCGGACGGCAGACACGTGTTTGTCAGCAGGAGCTTCGCGGATCTCTTTCACACGCCCATCACGTCGATGTTGAACAAGACTAATCGGGAGATGTATCCACCCGACGCCGCGGCGGAGTTTGATGTAAACGATGCAAAGATGTTCCAGACACACTTGCCCATGATCGCGGAAGAGAGCATGACGCTGGACGGGCAAAAACGGATATTTCAGAGCTACAAGTTTCCCATCCCGCATCCCGGCGGAGGCATGATGCTGGGCGGAATCTCGATGGATGTGACGGCACAGCGTGTGCTCGAACGCGACCGCGAACATTTTTTCGCAATGACCGAGGATCTGCTCTGCGTGGCCGACTTCGACAACCGGCTCAGACTCGTGAACAAAGCGTGGGAATTGTTGACCGGACGGCCGATGAGCCACATTGTCGGCACACGATTCAGCGAACTGGTGCATGAGGACGATCTCGACTCGACGCTTGGAGCGATGCAGAATCTTGGTGCGGGGCAAACAGTCAGGGGATTCATCAACAGGTATCGGACGCGTGATGGAAAATTTCGCTGGCTCTCCTGGAATGCAGTACCGCTGGTCGACGAGGCGCTCGTGTTTGCCGTGGCGCGTGACGTCACCGATCAGAAGGAGGCCGCCGAACGCCTGCAAGAATACAACGAGCAACTCCGCACCTTGAGTACGCGCCTCGCCGAAACCGAGGAGGCCGAACGCCGCGCACTCTCCCGCGAATTGCACGACGACGTGGGGCAGAATCTCACCGGACTGCTGCTTAACCTCAACATCGTGAGGAATCAACTCCTGCCGGACTCGCTCGAAAGGGTCGGCAAACGTCTCGAGGAATCGCTGCGGCTGGTCGAGGAAACCGTAGACAAAACGCGCAACATCATGACGGCTCTGCGTCCCTCGATGCTCGACGACTACGGACTCGAGACCGCGCTGAGCTGGTACGCGGGAGTGATGTCGCAGCGGATAGGCATCCCCGTCGAATTTGTCGCCGATACATCCGCGCATCCAGGACGCGTCGATTCGGGACTCGAGACCGCTTTCTTCCGTATCGCACAGGAAGCGTTGCATAACGTCATGAAACATGCGCGTGCATCACACGCACGATTGCACCTGACCATCGACGCATCCACCTGCACACTCGTCATCAGTGACGATGGAATCGGATTTTCCGCCGAAACGCCTCCGAGGCCCAACGACAGGTCCGGCTGGGGCCTGATTACCATGCGCGAGAGGATAGAGTCATACGGAGGACGTTTCCAGCTCCGTTCGGCCCTCGAAGCCGGGACAAGTATCATCGTTGCCGCGCCGCTTCAATTGCAGCTTTAG